A genomic stretch from Arthrobacter sp. KBS0702 includes:
- a CDS encoding C40 family peptidase, translating into MVWTGPGGRAAALCTAVVLLATLALPAQAAPAPTASVPGLRVPAAPEIPSPEDIAAAKSSESATADQVARIDRLLAEAATALDTGLAASLAANNAYADALVELGIRRQAATVAAAKAAAAEAEQAKARKLIGQLAGDLYRNGGMTPALGSLVSGNGQALQQAATLEAVAAARTRAFQTAENAAAAAQSAKASAAEADHAADDAARTAESRKADAEQANQARHRAVSDAAAQRTVLVDQLATLRNTTVALETARVDALDRERQQAQLAAVTAASAQLPAPQPARSAPPAAAPAPAAPVPPAAGVAPVPDQGLPAPAPAPAPLPAPAPAPAPPPPPVPAPGGSNETAMSVALGKTGAPYFYQYGGTGAYGFDCSGLVQNAFAAAGKSLPRTAAEQFAQAPVHIPLSEARPGDLLVWGSAPGFYHVAIYLGGGRVVQALNVDAGITVTDLASMSGMQLYPVAARY; encoded by the coding sequence ATGGTTTGGACCGGACCCGGCGGCAGGGCCGCAGCCCTGTGCACCGCCGTCGTGTTGCTGGCCACACTGGCCCTTCCGGCCCAGGCCGCACCGGCCCCGACGGCCTCCGTACCCGGCCTGCGGGTCCCGGCAGCCCCCGAGATCCCGTCGCCCGAGGACATCGCCGCGGCGAAGTCCAGTGAAAGCGCGACGGCGGACCAGGTCGCGCGCATTGACCGCCTCCTAGCGGAAGCAGCCACGGCCCTGGACACCGGGCTGGCCGCCTCGCTCGCGGCCAACAACGCCTACGCGGACGCTTTGGTGGAGCTTGGGATTCGGCGGCAGGCCGCCACGGTCGCGGCGGCCAAGGCCGCCGCCGCCGAAGCCGAGCAGGCCAAGGCGCGCAAACTGATCGGCCAGCTCGCCGGGGATCTGTACCGCAACGGCGGCATGACGCCGGCCCTCGGCAGCCTGGTCAGCGGGAACGGCCAGGCGCTGCAGCAGGCCGCCACGCTTGAAGCTGTGGCCGCCGCCCGCACCCGCGCCTTCCAGACCGCGGAAAACGCGGCCGCCGCCGCCCAGTCGGCCAAGGCCTCCGCGGCCGAGGCTGACCACGCCGCGGACGATGCAGCCCGCACGGCGGAATCCCGGAAAGCCGACGCCGAGCAGGCCAACCAGGCCCGGCACCGGGCGGTGTCCGACGCGGCGGCGCAGCGCACGGTTTTGGTGGACCAGCTGGCTACGCTGCGGAACACCACCGTGGCGCTCGAGACGGCGCGGGTGGACGCCTTGGACCGCGAGCGCCAGCAGGCGCAACTGGCAGCTGTGACTGCTGCCTCCGCGCAGCTTCCGGCCCCGCAGCCCGCCCGGTCCGCGCCGCCGGCGGCGGCGCCCGCGCCGGCCGCGCCTGTTCCGCCGGCGGCCGGGGTGGCTCCCGTGCCGGACCAGGGCCTTCCAGCACCGGCGCCCGCACCGGCGCCCCTCCCGGCTCCGGCGCCGGCTCCTGCCCCGCCGCCCCCTCCCGTGCCCGCGCCCGGTGGTTCCAACGAGACGGCCATGTCGGTAGCCCTGGGCAAGACCGGCGCGCCGTATTTCTACCAGTACGGCGGGACGGGCGCCTACGGCTTCGACTGCTCGGGCCTGGTGCAGAACGCGTTCGCGGCGGCCGGCAAGTCGCTGCCCCGCACGGCGGCGGAACAATTCGCCCAGGCGCCCGTCCACATCCCGCTTTCCGAGGCGCGGCCGGGCGACCTGCTGGTCTGGGGCTCCGCGCCCGGGTTCTACCACGTGGCCATCTACCTGGGCGGCGGACGGGTGGTTCAGGCACTGAATGTGGATGCGGGCATCACCGTGACAGATCTCGCCTCCATGTCCGGGATGCAGCTCTACCCGGTCGCTGCCCGGTACTGA
- a CDS encoding cation diffusion facilitator family transporter, giving the protein MGHDHSHSHGITATGKHRKRLIAVLGITLAVVLIQVAGALVSGSLALLADAGHMLSDAAGVFIALLAAWIAARPASDARTYGYQRAEVLAALANALVLIVISVVIFLEAIRRLGSAPEVHTDVMLFAAILGAVANLVSLLILRGAQKESLNVRGAYLEVLGDLLGSFAVIVAAIVIMATGYQAADTIASILIALMILPRAWHLLRDVVDVLLEATPKGVDVQMIREHILAVDGVVSVHDIHIWTITSGVPVFSAHVVVEDAALGARGADRVLDKLVGCLGSHFDTEHCTFQLEPASHAEHETHQHA; this is encoded by the coding sequence ATGGGACACGACCACAGCCACTCGCACGGCATCACGGCCACCGGCAAGCACCGCAAGCGCCTGATCGCCGTCCTCGGGATCACGCTGGCCGTGGTCCTGATCCAGGTCGCCGGCGCCCTGGTCTCCGGCTCCCTGGCGCTGCTGGCCGACGCCGGGCACATGCTCTCCGACGCCGCCGGCGTCTTCATCGCCCTGCTGGCCGCCTGGATCGCAGCGCGGCCGGCGAGCGATGCGAGGACGTACGGCTACCAGCGGGCCGAGGTTTTGGCCGCACTGGCCAACGCGCTGGTCCTGATCGTCATTTCCGTGGTCATCTTCTTGGAGGCCATCCGGCGGCTCGGGTCGGCCCCCGAGGTACACACCGACGTGATGCTCTTCGCCGCCATCCTGGGTGCGGTCGCCAACCTCGTCTCCCTGCTGATTCTGCGCGGCGCCCAGAAGGAAAGCCTCAACGTCCGTGGCGCCTACCTTGAAGTCCTGGGCGACCTGTTGGGGTCCTTCGCCGTCATTGTCGCCGCCATCGTCATCATGGCCACCGGCTACCAGGCCGCGGACACCATCGCCTCGATCCTCATCGCCTTGATGATCCTGCCCCGGGCCTGGCACCTGCTCCGGGACGTCGTGGATGTGCTCCTCGAAGCCACCCCCAAGGGTGTGGACGTGCAGATGATCCGCGAACACATCCTGGCCGTGGACGGTGTGGTGTCCGTCCACGACATCCACATCTGGACCATCACGTCCGGGGTGCCCGTGTTCTCCGCCCACGTGGTGGTGGAGGATGCGGCGCTGGGCGCCCGCGGCGCGGACCGGGTGCTGGACAAGCTGGTCGGCTGCCTGGGCTCACATTTCGACACCGAGCACTGCACTTTCCAGCTCGAACCCGCCTCCCATGCGGAGCACGAAACGCACCAGCACGCCTGA
- a CDS encoding metallopeptidase family protein, whose translation MPASLPPGLPIVPDGNDDGRAGDGGGPFPMSEDEFEAAVGDALDRIPPELAKTMNNVAVFIEDDYTPQPGEDPDTVLLGLYEGVPLTERDSWWDAGSLPDRITIYRQPILELCTSREDVVEEVTVTVVHEIAHHFGISDARLHELGWG comes from the coding sequence ATGCCCGCTTCACTGCCTCCCGGCCTGCCGATCGTGCCGGACGGAAACGACGACGGCCGCGCCGGCGACGGCGGCGGGCCGTTCCCGATGTCCGAGGACGAGTTCGAAGCGGCGGTGGGCGACGCCCTGGACCGGATTCCGCCGGAGCTGGCGAAGACCATGAACAACGTGGCCGTCTTCATCGAGGACGACTACACCCCGCAGCCGGGCGAGGACCCGGACACCGTGCTTCTGGGCCTTTACGAGGGCGTGCCGCTGACCGAGCGGGATTCCTGGTGGGACGCCGGCTCGCTGCCGGACCGGATCACCATCTACCGCCAGCCGATCCTGGAGCTCTGCACTTCGCGCGAGGACGTCGTTGAGGAAGTGACGGTCACCGTGGTTCATGAAATCGCGCACCACTTCGGCATCAGCGACGCGCGGTTGCACGAACTCGGCTGGGGCTAG
- a CDS encoding DMT family transporter has translation MATTAETGSPHPDSTHPGTADPGTTNPDSTHEAASHAAPPAAAKIPLRPGQISRLGIAAVVVTVVLWASAFVGIRAVGPSFSPGPLTLGRLSVAAVVLGLVVLPQFRKAPAFPKGREWWPILAYGVMWFGGYNVALNAAEHMLDAGTAALLINVNPILVAVMAGIILKEGFPRWLIIGSLVAFGGVAVIALGSGQRSTADVAGVLLCLLAAALAAVSVIVQKPVLRKIPAAQATWFGIMVGAVCCLPFSGQLVAELQAAPLPATLGLVYLGVFPTAIAFTTWAYALSLIDAGRLAATTYLVPGTTILISWLVLGEIPTIWGLVGGVICLAGVSLTRRRSRQGPRRAPKQGA, from the coding sequence ATGGCAACAACCGCCGAGACAGGCTCCCCCCACCCGGACAGCACCCACCCGGGCACCGCAGACCCCGGCACCACCAACCCCGACAGCACGCACGAAGCAGCCTCGCACGCCGCCCCGCCCGCCGCGGCCAAGATTCCCCTTCGGCCGGGACAGATCAGCAGGCTGGGGATCGCCGCCGTCGTCGTGACCGTGGTCCTCTGGGCGTCGGCCTTCGTGGGCATCCGCGCCGTCGGGCCCAGCTTCTCCCCGGGACCGCTGACCCTGGGGCGGCTTTCCGTGGCCGCCGTCGTGCTGGGCCTCGTGGTGCTGCCGCAGTTCCGCAAGGCGCCCGCGTTCCCCAAGGGCCGCGAGTGGTGGCCCATCCTGGCTTACGGCGTTATGTGGTTCGGCGGCTACAACGTTGCCCTGAACGCCGCCGAACATATGCTCGACGCCGGCACCGCCGCCCTGCTGATCAACGTCAACCCCATCCTCGTGGCCGTGATGGCCGGGATCATCCTGAAGGAGGGCTTCCCGCGCTGGCTGATCATCGGCAGCCTGGTCGCGTTCGGCGGCGTCGCGGTGATTGCCCTCGGGTCCGGCCAGCGCTCGACGGCGGACGTGGCCGGGGTTCTGCTCTGCCTGCTCGCGGCCGCCCTCGCCGCGGTGAGCGTGATCGTGCAGAAGCCGGTGCTTCGGAAAATCCCGGCAGCCCAGGCCACCTGGTTCGGCATCATGGTGGGTGCGGTGTGCTGCCTGCCCTTCAGCGGCCAGCTCGTCGCGGAGCTGCAGGCGGCGCCGCTGCCCGCGACGCTGGGCCTGGTCTACCTCGGCGTGTTCCCCACCGCGATCGCGTTCACCACCTGGGCGTACGCGCTCTCCCTGATCGACGCCGGACGGCTCGCGGCCACCACCTATCTGGTCCCCGGCACCACGATCCTGATCTCCTGGCTGGTACTGGGCGAGATTCCCACCATCTGGGGCCTGGTGGGCGGCGTGATCTGCCTCGCCGGCGTCTCCCTCACCCGGCGCCGCTCCCGCCAAGGACCGAGGCGCGCCCCGAAGCAGGGGGCCTAG
- a CDS encoding ArgP/LysG family DNA-binding transcriptional regulator yields MIEISPEQARTLAAIITHGSFDAAAAHLSVTPSAVSQRIRAVEAAVGRPVLTRARPPGLTESGQAVVRHARQLELLSADLTQELEPAEPHGRTRLTLVINSDSLHTWALAGLAAAGNTVQLEILREDQEHSLDLLRAGAAAAAITATAAPVPGCSSRKLGVMRYLPVCTADFSRRWFASGVSAAALAKTPVLVYDRKDDLQDRWLRRFGRSPVQAPRHYIPAAQEFGDAIRWGMGWGMMPEIEIGEDLRTGTLEVLAPRTHVDVALYWQQWRRGSAALGHVADAVQAAARVLR; encoded by the coding sequence ATGATCGAAATCTCGCCCGAGCAGGCCCGGACGCTGGCGGCAATCATCACGCATGGAAGCTTCGACGCCGCCGCAGCCCACCTCTCCGTCACGCCGTCGGCCGTCAGCCAGCGGATCCGCGCGGTCGAGGCAGCCGTCGGCCGTCCGGTGCTGACCCGGGCACGGCCGCCGGGGCTCACCGAGTCCGGCCAGGCCGTGGTGCGGCATGCCCGGCAGCTGGAGTTGCTCTCGGCGGACCTCACCCAGGAGTTGGAGCCGGCGGAACCCCACGGACGGACGCGCCTGACCCTGGTCATCAACAGCGATTCACTGCACACCTGGGCCTTGGCCGGCCTGGCAGCCGCCGGGAACACCGTCCAGCTCGAGATCCTCCGGGAAGACCAGGAACATTCGCTCGACCTCCTGCGCGCCGGCGCCGCGGCGGCGGCGATCACGGCTACGGCGGCGCCGGTGCCGGGCTGTTCGTCGCGCAAGCTCGGCGTCATGCGCTACCTGCCCGTCTGCACGGCGGACTTTTCCCGCCGCTGGTTTGCCTCCGGCGTCAGCGCGGCGGCGCTGGCCAAGACCCCCGTGCTGGTCTATGACCGGAAGGACGACCTGCAGGACCGCTGGCTGCGGCGGTTCGGCCGCTCCCCGGTCCAAGCACCGCGGCACTACATCCCGGCCGCCCAGGAGTTTGGCGATGCCATCCGCTGGGGCATGGGCTGGGGCATGATGCCCGAGATCGAGATCGGCGAGGACCTCCGGACCGGAACGCTGGAGGTCCTCGCTCCCCGCACCCATGTGGACGTCGCCCTTTACTGGCAGCAGTGGCGGCGTGGCTCGGCGGCGCTCGGCCACGTCGCGGACGCCGTCCAGGCCGCCGCACGCGTCCTCCGCTGA
- a CDS encoding LysE/ArgO family amino acid transporter: MVIFPLVSGLSAGLSLIVAIGAQNAFVLRQGIQRSHVAMVVAVCAVSDLLLILLGVAGIGVLLDRAPAALVVIRWAGAAFLLAYGAFAAWRAVRGEQMDHPEDKPAGSRAAVLATCLAFTWLNPHVYLDTVLLLGSLAAAQGESGRWWFAAGAGLGSIAWFTALGAGARFLTSLFRRRAAWRVLDAMIAVVMVSLAVLLLA; the protein is encoded by the coding sequence ATGGTGATCTTCCCCTTGGTTTCCGGCCTCTCCGCCGGGTTGTCCCTCATCGTTGCCATCGGCGCACAGAACGCCTTCGTCCTCCGCCAAGGCATCCAGCGCTCGCACGTCGCCATGGTGGTGGCGGTCTGCGCCGTGTCGGACCTGCTGCTGATCCTGCTGGGCGTCGCGGGCATCGGCGTCCTCCTGGACCGGGCGCCTGCCGCCCTCGTGGTGATCCGCTGGGCCGGTGCGGCATTCCTGCTCGCCTACGGGGCGTTCGCCGCCTGGCGGGCGGTCCGCGGGGAACAGATGGACCACCCCGAGGACAAGCCGGCGGGCAGCAGGGCGGCCGTGCTCGCCACCTGTCTGGCCTTCACCTGGCTGAACCCGCACGTCTATCTGGATACCGTGCTGCTGCTCGGGTCGCTTGCGGCAGCCCAGGGCGAGTCCGGACGGTGGTGGTTCGCTGCCGGGGCCGGCCTGGGCAGCATTGCGTGGTTCACCGCCCTCGGCGCGGGGGCGCGGTTCCTGACGTCCCTGTTCCGGCGCCGGGCGGCGTGGCGGGTGCTCGACGCCATGATCGCCGTCGTGATGGTTAGCCTGGCCGTGCTGCTGCTGGCCTGA
- a CDS encoding PHP domain-containing protein, whose product MDAAAALNEIAFWLERERATTFKVQAFRKAAELIAGLSPEELAARRRDGRLKRMKGIGDRTFEVIAQAVDGGVPDYLAGLRERGAEPLAEGGRELLAELRGDLHTHSNWSDGGSPIEAMVDAAGMLGREYLALTDHSPTLRIANGLSAERLGEQLDLIAAIDAGRAGIRLLSGIEVDILEDGTLDQAPELLDRLDIVVASVHSKLRSDRRTMTRRMLSGIEAPHTRVLGHCTGRLLNGSRGTRPPSEFDAKRVFAACAEHDVAVEINARPERQDPPDELIQLALDAGCLFSIDSDAHAPGQLDFLQYGAERAARNGVPAERIITTWPVDRLLGWAGRGR is encoded by the coding sequence ATGGACGCCGCCGCTGCCCTCAATGAGATCGCTTTTTGGCTCGAACGTGAGCGTGCCACCACCTTCAAGGTGCAGGCCTTCCGGAAGGCGGCCGAGCTCATCGCCGGCCTCTCCCCCGAGGAACTTGCCGCGCGCCGGCGGGACGGCCGGCTCAAGCGCATGAAGGGTATCGGCGACCGGACGTTCGAGGTGATCGCGCAGGCCGTCGACGGCGGGGTCCCCGACTACCTCGCGGGCCTGCGGGAACGCGGCGCCGAGCCGCTGGCCGAGGGCGGCCGCGAGCTGCTGGCGGAGCTCCGCGGGGACCTGCACACGCACAGCAACTGGTCCGACGGCGGGTCGCCGATCGAGGCCATGGTGGATGCCGCCGGGATGCTGGGCCGCGAGTACCTGGCCCTGACCGACCACTCCCCCACGCTGAGGATCGCAAACGGCCTGAGCGCCGAACGACTCGGCGAGCAGCTGGACCTCATCGCAGCGATCGACGCCGGCCGCGCCGGGATCCGCCTGCTCTCCGGCATCGAGGTCGACATCCTGGAGGACGGGACGCTGGACCAGGCTCCGGAACTGCTGGACCGCCTGGACATCGTGGTGGCAAGCGTGCACTCGAAGCTCCGCTCGGACCGCCGGACCATGACCCGACGGATGCTGTCCGGGATCGAGGCCCCGCACACCCGGGTACTGGGGCACTGCACCGGCCGGCTCCTGAACGGCTCGCGCGGGACGCGGCCGCCGTCGGAGTTCGATGCGAAACGGGTGTTCGCGGCCTGCGCCGAGCATGACGTCGCCGTCGAGATCAACGCGCGTCCGGAGCGCCAGGACCCGCCGGATGAACTGATCCAGCTGGCGCTCGACGCCGGCTGCCTCTTCAGCATCGACAGCGACGCGCATGCCCCGGGGCAGCTGGATTTCCTGCAATACGGGGCCGAGCGGGCGGCCCGGAACGGCGTTCCCGCGGAGCGGATCATCACCACCTGGCCGGTGGACCGGCTGCTGGGGTGGGCCGGTCGGGGCAGGTAG
- a CDS encoding site-specific integrase, which yields MGIGTYGTINTTEVQPAKWRARTRYRYADGKARQVERFGTTRTKAEAALRQALLTIEASRGGELKPTTTLRVLGQMFLAHKRDLQRSEGTLETYGYAVTAHITPRIGDLSVAEAKPDRLQKFLNTVHKESGHGAAKNCRSTLSGMMALAVGNGATLRNPVRDIERISKPKGRKGASAISPGDLPELMAKLRSSPTLIEQDTVELLDFMVASGWRIGEACALDVSSVDFLGRTAEVEATSVRVNGVGLVRQPVAKTAASHRVTPLPGPTVDLLRRRHERLKEHTTLLFPTVLMHLRDPSNTQRELRDIRESLGYPKLMTHTFRKSAATILDRAGMSAAEIAAYLGHANPSMTQDVYMNTLKGDTRAGAIMQEQLKGVI from the coding sequence ATGGGAATTGGAACCTACGGCACCATAAACACAACCGAAGTGCAGCCCGCCAAGTGGAGGGCTCGAACGCGTTACAGATACGCCGATGGCAAGGCCCGGCAGGTCGAGCGCTTCGGCACCACTCGGACGAAAGCGGAGGCCGCCTTGAGGCAGGCGCTTCTAACGATCGAGGCCAGCCGCGGCGGCGAACTGAAGCCGACAACGACACTCCGCGTGCTGGGGCAGATGTTCCTCGCCCACAAGCGCGACCTGCAGCGCTCCGAGGGAACTCTCGAGACGTATGGATACGCCGTCACCGCACACATCACTCCGCGGATCGGCGATCTCAGCGTCGCCGAGGCAAAGCCCGACCGACTACAGAAGTTTCTCAACACGGTGCACAAGGAGTCGGGGCACGGGGCAGCGAAGAACTGTCGCTCAACCCTGAGCGGCATGATGGCTCTCGCTGTGGGCAACGGCGCGACCCTCCGGAATCCCGTGCGGGACATCGAGCGCATCTCGAAGCCGAAGGGTAGAAAGGGTGCGTCAGCCATCAGTCCTGGTGACCTTCCCGAACTCATGGCCAAGCTCAGGTCATCGCCGACTCTCATTGAGCAGGACACCGTCGAGCTACTCGACTTTATGGTTGCGTCGGGCTGGCGGATCGGAGAGGCCTGCGCCCTTGACGTCTCCTCGGTCGACTTCTTGGGCCGCACGGCCGAGGTGGAGGCAACTAGCGTCAGAGTGAACGGTGTGGGCCTCGTCCGGCAGCCGGTGGCGAAGACAGCTGCCTCTCATCGCGTCACCCCGCTGCCCGGTCCGACGGTGGATCTGCTGCGCCGCCGGCATGAGCGGCTGAAGGAGCACACTACGCTGCTGTTCCCGACGGTGCTGATGCATCTCCGCGACCCATCCAACACCCAGCGGGAACTCCGAGACATCCGCGAGTCACTCGGGTATCCCAAGCTGATGACCCACACCTTCCGCAAATCCGCGGCGACGATACTCGACCGGGCCGGCATGTCAGCGGCCGAGATCGCTGCTTACCTGGGGCACGCGAACCCTTCGATGACCCAGGACGTCTACATGAACACGCTCAAGGGGGACACAAGGGCCGGCGCCATCATGCAGGAGCAGCTCAAGGGCGTCATTTGA
- a CDS encoding helix-turn-helix domain-containing protein — MEAVAYAEAVGTFLRRYRRQHGITLESVAQLGREFGATWSLSSVQAIEAGRAAPTLPTLLTLALVLGRLSGEPLRLADLLGAAEVLERPYVGRPDQPVLRAWVDRALSGASVELTDADHKHVHDRPADAWDAHQDNAVAQRGSGPLTAEERHAHVNARWEAMIEPPEAAGYRSARRPRVSLAESRAAKKLGIRPLEVQQRAVQLWGRSLEAEALTRAGADSTPQARGRVTRVLVEEILESTK; from the coding sequence ATGGAAGCAGTAGCGTATGCCGAAGCGGTGGGGACATTCCTCCGCCGCTACCGGCGGCAACACGGAATCACTCTTGAATCGGTCGCCCAGCTCGGGCGGGAGTTCGGGGCCACCTGGAGTCTGTCCAGCGTCCAGGCCATCGAAGCAGGGCGGGCGGCTCCGACGCTTCCAACCCTCCTGACCCTCGCCCTAGTTCTGGGACGGCTGTCTGGCGAACCGCTCAGGCTCGCAGATCTCCTCGGTGCCGCCGAGGTGCTTGAACGGCCCTATGTCGGCAGGCCTGACCAGCCCGTGTTGCGGGCTTGGGTGGACCGAGCGCTCTCCGGAGCCAGCGTCGAACTGACGGACGCCGATCATAAGCACGTCCACGACCGCCCTGCCGATGCTTGGGACGCGCATCAGGACAACGCTGTCGCTCAGCGCGGTAGCGGCCCCTTGACCGCCGAGGAGCGCCACGCGCATGTCAACGCCCGATGGGAGGCGATGATCGAGCCGCCCGAAGCTGCCGGCTACCGCAGCGCGCGACGTCCGCGAGTCAGCCTCGCGGAATCGCGCGCCGCGAAGAAGTTGGGCATTAGACCTCTTGAAGTCCAGCAGCGAGCCGTCCAGCTCTGGGGGCGTTCACTCGAAGCGGAGGCCCTCACCAGAGCAGGGGCCGACAGCACGCCACAGGCCCGCGGCCGCGTCACCCGCGTGCTGGTTGAAGAAATCCTGGAATCCACGAAGTAA
- a CDS encoding AlpA family transcriptional regulator, producing the protein MIEAGNRLRDVKDLSAQTGMSVSTIYRKRSTGESLPRAVKIGGHAVRWRQADIDAWIESQLEPAAG; encoded by the coding sequence ATGATCGAAGCAGGAAACAGACTCCGCGACGTGAAGGACCTGTCTGCTCAGACAGGGATGTCCGTATCGACGATCTACCGCAAGCGTTCGACCGGTGAGTCGCTGCCCCGCGCCGTCAAGATCGGCGGGCACGCCGTGCGGTGGCGTCAGGCCGATATCGACGCCTGGATCGAGTCGCAACTGGAGCCCGCTGCGGGGTGA
- a CDS encoding relaxase/mobilization nuclease domain-containing protein: MSITTVSPVYDLGTRADYLEFGAGAKKKGHKAAGTDRLAPGFYCDAPSIAQFIKMGNWLADQNGRRVKAHSYVLSFHPDELDVNDPRDLKRAGDLAFLLAKTMRPNSPAMVVVHADGKGGCVHAHITILNHDTVTGKAPRDFRVHWQVKRANDALMQEEGMQVTAPVPASTRGSYWANKRGDMAAFDRQLGDAIEQAGLDPSAVDMPTFVAACDARGVEVLTAEHKVTSDRYRSKTAGETAIGITYKMRENSTPGKKPRVRRRKASALSPEFTAEGLAEIFTMKQKSKEQNHGHQGQARRAAAPAIQRAATDFGDVGRIARPTRRDREEPAGDRDLIQLGGSELPQHMGRNGADAAVDAAAEQLQRLRERLAREDADNSRDDHERDAGTAGQLKSHQAARRVHSEGRGPVRPRSAARSIGADQGIRNDEPEVN; encoded by the coding sequence GTGAGCATCACGACGGTGTCTCCGGTCTACGACCTGGGCACCCGGGCGGACTATTTGGAGTTCGGCGCCGGAGCGAAGAAGAAAGGCCACAAAGCGGCAGGGACTGACCGACTGGCTCCGGGTTTCTACTGTGACGCACCGAGTATCGCCCAGTTCATCAAGATGGGCAACTGGCTGGCCGACCAGAACGGTCGCCGGGTGAAAGCCCATTCCTATGTGCTGTCCTTTCATCCCGACGAGCTGGATGTCAACGATCCCCGCGACTTGAAACGGGCGGGTGACCTGGCGTTCCTGCTGGCGAAGACGATGCGTCCCAACAGTCCCGCGATGGTCGTCGTTCACGCCGATGGCAAGGGCGGCTGTGTTCACGCCCACATCACGATTCTGAACCACGACACCGTCACGGGTAAGGCACCACGGGACTTCCGCGTGCACTGGCAGGTGAAGCGCGCCAACGACGCCCTCATGCAGGAGGAAGGGATGCAGGTGACCGCGCCGGTACCGGCGTCCACACGAGGTTCCTATTGGGCCAATAAGCGTGGTGACATGGCGGCATTCGACCGGCAGCTCGGCGATGCGATCGAGCAGGCGGGTCTCGATCCCTCCGCGGTGGATATGCCGACGTTCGTAGCGGCGTGCGACGCGCGCGGCGTCGAGGTCCTCACGGCTGAACACAAGGTCACGAGCGACAGGTACCGCAGCAAGACGGCCGGGGAGACAGCCATCGGCATCACCTACAAGATGCGCGAAAATTCCACGCCCGGAAAGAAACCCCGGGTGCGGAGGCGAAAGGCTTCGGCGCTGTCGCCGGAGTTCACCGCGGAGGGACTCGCTGAAATATTCACGATGAAGCAGAAGAGCAAGGAGCAAAACCATGGCCATCAAGGACAAGCTCGAAGAGCAGCAGCACCAGCAATACAACGAGCAGCAACTGACTTCGGAGACGTTGGTCGCATTGCTCGACCGACTCGACGGGATCGAGAAGAACCAGCGGGAGATCGTGACCTCATTCAACTCGGTGGCTCAGAACTTCCTCAGCACATGGGAAGGAATGGAGCAGATGCAGCGGTTGATGCTGCAGCTGAACAACTCCAACGTCTCCGCGAACGACTCGCACGGGAAGACGCTGACAACAGTCGCGACGACCATGAGCGAGATGCTGGAACTGCTGGCCAGCTCAAAAGTCATCAAGCTGCCCGACGGGTCCACAGTGAGGGCCGCGGACCTGTCCGCCCACGCTCTGCTGCAAGAAGTATCGGCGCAGATCAAGGCATTCGGAACGACGAACCTGAAGTTAACTGA
- a CDS encoding type II toxin-antitoxin system Phd/YefM family antitoxin encodes MAISTSAARRDLVRLIERVNLDRTEIQIMSKHGSAVLMSKDEYDAFVETSYLLRSPRNAQRLLSALESVRDAEAADHRP; translated from the coding sequence ATGGCCATATCAACCAGCGCAGCTCGCCGCGACCTTGTCCGTCTCATCGAACGAGTCAATCTCGACCGGACCGAGATTCAGATCATGTCCAAGCATGGATCCGCAGTTTTGATGTCAAAGGATGAGTACGACGCTTTTGTGGAAACAAGCTACCTTCTTAGGTCACCCCGGAACGCGCAGCGCTTACTTTCGGCCCTCGAATCAGTCCGTGACGCTGAGGCTGCTGATCACAGGCCGTAG